One Aspergillus oryzae RIB40 DNA, chromosome 2 genomic window carries:
- a CDS encoding uncharacterized protein (predicted protein), whose protein sequence is MPHIFNFNWGMTVFPKTSSQTNPCESNNKSINIHNHKNPPKKSPLHNTHNIRQRIHHIIGLQPLTSLPIPIPISTPTHLPPNIPRKLNIRHRIPNHQDTLVRDHVYSKPLPQNGNKHIHKTRRIRLPLRPRRLIPDNQLLGHIPSQSVPFQRRLHRRHALITDNSDGHMMGLEFCQELLGTGEGFDEELAVGGVEGAVFVDPVVFLGCECCGVRVEGAEGVGEAGAAGDETVDFGLGRSVGGEEGVEGQFDGLGDGFVGVEEGAVEVEDGEGCRHFE, encoded by the coding sequence ATGCCACAtatattcaatttcaattGGGGAATGACTGTCTTTCCCAAAACCTCCAGCCAGACCAATCCATGCGAGTCCAATAATAaaagcatcaacatccacaatCATAAGAACCCCCCAAAGAAATCACCTCTTCACAATACCCACAACATCCGCCAAAGAATCCACCACATAATCGGGCTCCAACCCCTCACAAGCCTCCCGATCCCCATACCCATATCGACACCAACACACCTTCCCCCCAATATTCCTCGCAAACTGAATATCCGCCACCGTATCCCCAACCACCAAGACACCCTCGTCCGCGACCACGTTTATTCCAAACCTCTCCCCCAGAACGGGAACAAGCACATCCACAAAACTCGCCGGATCCGGCTTCCGCTGCGCCCCAGGCGTCTTATCCCCGATAATCAGCTCCTCGGGCACATACCCAGCCAATCCGTTCCTTTCCAACGCCGTCTTCACCGCCGCCACGCCCTTATTACTGACAATAGCGATGGGCACATGATGGGCCTTGAGTTCTGTCAAGAGCTCCTGGGCACCGGGGAAGGCTTTGATGAGGAGTTGGCCGTGGGTGGCGTAGAGGGCGCGGTATTTGTCGATCCAGTGGTTTTCTTGGGCTGTGAATGTTGCGGGGTCCGGGTGGAGGGCGCGGAAGGTGTCGGCGAGGCCGGCGCCGCTGGCGATGAGACGGTGGATTTCGGGCTGGGGAGGAGcgtgggtggggaggagggCGTCGAAGGTCAATTTGATGGTTTGGGAGATGGATTCGTGGGTGTCGAAGAGGGTGCCGTCGAAGTCGAAGATGGCGAGGGTTGTAGGCATTTTGAATAA
- a CDS encoding uncharacterized protein (predicted protein), with protein MLQPAPIHTLPPTDPTLTTHIPTFLSPTTTPQKMQSTIHALTTELITTAKTHDPNLTNPTMIPILRGALPMYVAAAPLFPTTTCILARCSKKKGTKEVVVEWPGRRPFPPAEDEGKIVVLDTLVATGDTVVRVCEELWEMSSGTGGARRERSVVVLCCYAAPEALERIAACPVVEYVVVAMRAERCDEHGYLVPYTHGDIGDKIYGAAWKGKQEVVVAEGEDVDCVLSGVEGLLVRNGGLWELTGDGLGIEREIRFPSFKKAWAFMQLVADAAAKYRHHPEWTNVYNKVSIRWTTHQPKGLTELDVKLAQLCDSYCET; from the exons atGCTCCAACCCGCCCCAATCCACACCCTCCCCCCAACCGACCCAACCCTAACCACCCACATCCcaaccttcctctccccaaccaccaccccccaaaaaaTGCAATCCACCATCCACGCCCTCACCACCGAACTAATCACCACCGCCAAAACCCACGACCCAAATCTcaccaacccaaccatgATCCCCATCCTCCGCGGCGCCCTCCCCATGTACGTTGCCGCGGCTCCCCTCTTCCCAACCACGACCTGCATCCTAGCCCGCTGCAGCAAGAAAAAGGGCACGAAGGAAGTGGTGGTCGAGTGGCCGGGTCGAAGGCCGTTTCCGCCGGCGGAAGATGAGGGCAAGATAGTGGTGTTGGATACGTTGGTTGCGACGGGGGATACGGTGGTTCGGGTCTGTGAGGAGCTTTGGGAGATGAGTTCTGGGACTGGTGGTGCAAGGAGGGAGAGGTCGGTGGTTGTGTTGTGTTGTTATGCGGCGCCGGAGGCGTTGGAGAGGATTGCTGCGTGTCCGGTGGTGGAGTATGTGGTTGTTGCGATGAGGGCGGAGAGGTGCGATGAGCATGGGTATTTGGTGCCGTATACTCATGGCGATATTGGGGATAAGATTTACGGGGCTGCGTGGAAGGGGAAGcaggaggtggtggtggcggagggGGAGGATGTGGATTGTGTGCTTTCCGGGGTGGAGGGTTTGTTGGTTAGGAATGGGGGATTGTGGGAGTTGACGGGGGATGGCTTGGGTATTGAACGCGAGATTCGGTTTCCTTCGTTTAAGAAGGCTTGG GCTTTTATGCAGCTGGTTGCTGATGCGGCGGCCAAGTATCGTCATCATCCGGAGTGGACGAAT GTCTATAATAAGGTCTCTATACGCTGGACCACGCATCAACCGAAAGGTTTGACCGAGTTGGACGTGAAGCTGGCCCAGCTCTGTGATAGTTACTGTGAAACGTAA
- a CDS encoding putative MFS monocarboxylate transporter (Mct) (monocarboxylate transporter), whose protein sequence is MATNPTAELKGTVAATGTETPEDTTRHVDHGFRAWTVVAGAWCCLFCGFGWVNAIGIFQDYYQVHQLRTYSASSISWILSLEPFILFAAGLVIGRVFDNYGPKWLLLIGTFLHVFGLMMTSISKEYYQFILAQGICSPLGASFVFYPALSCTATWFDKRRALAFGIVSSGSSLGGVVFPTMLSRLLPRIGFGWSLRISGFMVLAMLIIANLTVRSRIAPVPRPVKLTDYIGPFSEVPFILLMLAACCGFFAMFVPINYVIVEAQEDGVDRELAGYLLTILNAASLPGRILPGYLGDKLGRFNVMIAMCALSAVVLLVLWLPGTLLAPGSAAIYIVFSLLYGFASGAFVGMVPALLSQISPDVTKTGVRQGVLFTCISIASLTGSPIAGAILSRQNGTYWGLQVFAGAMMVGSVFFFVAARVVLAGFAAGKKV, encoded by the exons ATGGCGACCAATCCTACTGCGGAGCTGAAAGGCACGGTGGCTGCCACTGGCACTGAAACTCCGGAGGATACAACAAGGCATGTGGATCACGGCTTCCGCGCCTGGACAGTCGTGGCCGGGGCATGGTGCTGTCTCTTTTGTGGTTTTGGCTGGGTGAACG CCATTGGAATCTTCCAAGATTATTACCAGGTCCATCAATTGCGGACTTATTCGGCGTCCAGCATCTCGTGGATCTTGTCTCTGGAACCGTTTATTCTCTTTGCAGCGGGACTTGTCATTGGAAGG GTTTTCGATAATTATGGCCCCAAATGGCTCCTCCTCATTGGGACGTTTCTGCATGTCTTCGGTCTCATGATGACCTCCATCTCGAAGGAGTATTATCAGTTCATTCTAGCTCAGGGTATCTGCAGCCCGCTTGGCGCCAGTTTTGTCTTCTACCCCGCGCTCTCCTGCACAGCGACCTGGTTCGATAAGCGGCGGGCCCTGGCCTTTGGGATTGTGTCTAGCGGCTCCTCACTCGGTGGGGTCGTGTTTCCAACGATGCTGTCTCGACTCCTGCCGCGGATCGGATTTGGATGGTCCCTGCGTATCTCGGGGTTCATGGTCCTGGCCATGCTGATCATTGCCAACCTGACCGTCCGGTCGAGAATTGCGCCCGTCCCACGACCTGTCAAGCTTACGGATTACATTGGCCCCTTTTCGGAGGTGCCGTTTATTCTGCTCATGCTGGCTGCCTGTTGTGGGTTTTTCGCCATGTTTGTCCCCATCAACTATGTTATTGTGGAGGCGCAGGAGGATGGCGTGGATCGTGAATTGGCTGGGTACTTGTTGACTATCCTCAATGCTGCAAG CCTTCCGGGTCGAATCCTGCCTGGTTATCTTGGGGACAAACTGGGCCGATTCAATGTCATGATTGCCATGTGTGCCCTGTCCGCCGTGGTTTTGCTGGTCTTATGGCTTCCCGGTACCCTTCTTGCCCCCGGCAGTGCAGCCATCTACATCGTCTTCAGCTTGCTGTATGGATTTGCCTCGGGGGCGTTCGTCGGCATGGTACCTGCCCTTCTGAGCCAGATCTCTCCCGACGTGACCAAGACTGGGGTTCGTCAGGGCGTTCTGTTCACTTGTATCAGTATCGCTTCGCTCACGGGGAGTCCCATTGCTGGGGCGATCTTGAGTCGACAGAACGGGACCTATTGGGGCTTGCAGGTGTTTGCGGGCGCCATGATGGTGGGAAGtgtattcttctttgtgGCGGCGAGAGTAGTCCTGGCCGGGTTTGCCGCTGGGAAAAAGGTATAG
- a CDS encoding uncharacterized protein (predicted protein) translates to MESLFTAVQTLIRETLKAPRPKPTHSDGRQSPNKQPHLTSISEIHLTPFEELPPAYEPSTWWLDGYCPAHPHFDNADRIRLRTKEVKRPLLQYILEGCRVLLERADKKSLQLSFDQHETLWRAAISVHKFGVLYLATRSECREEFLPAVESNLDLFNEMVTFLSHDNNAIRAINYGVHRLVNSNTFTVDYQTKLVPPTAISSIGPNHIAVREKDFEGDSTAMLDNSSAIWDLHDFAHLTAASVCPELYGSKYFTHLINLPSKLTALIRSPKMKTTDPTPRFSDGVVFSELLTVLFTSEIEAVQRAEKTHTYVSLVDTLAEDVADYLMGKRELQHLTTGVMLKAKKPISAVQLATLVQNKAYELTASEIEQRVMTRGGPAGDSRDVLDDRSPLERIRFLAHCRRWLYFEVRNTTKHRAHKLAYRKVAERMLAQGDDGSITNNDRVLLERVVDHIRYEGWESNDVVNLWQAIIDMNMESQAATL, encoded by the coding sequence ATGGAATCGCTTTTTACTGCCGTCCAAACCCTTATTCGTGAGACGCTCAAGGCTCCACGTCCTAAACCAACTCACTCCGATGGCAGGCAATCACCGAACAAACAGCCACACTTAACCTCCATCTCAGAAATACACCTAACTCCCTTCGAAGAGCTTCCTCCTGCCTACGAGCCTTCAACATGGTGGTTAGACGGCTACTGTCCTGCACATCCCCACTTCGACAACGCTGATAGAATCCGACTCCGGACGAAGGAAGTTAAGCGTCCCCTACTTCAGTACATTTTAGAAGGATGTCGAGTCCTTCTGGAACGAGCGGACAAGAAGTCCCTTCAACTCTCCTTCGATCAACACGAGACGCTGTGGAGGGCCGCCATCTCCGTCCATAAGTTTGGCGTTCTATATCTAGCCACTCGCTCAGAGTGTCGTGAAGAGTTCCTCCCAGCCGTGGAATCCAACTTAGACCTCTTCAATGAGATGGtcaccttcctctcccacGATAACAATGCCATCCGTGCCATCAACTACGGTGTCCACCGCCTtgtcaacagcaacactTTCACAGTCGACTACCAGACCAAACTCGTCCCCCCAACCGCCATATCATCGATTGGCCCCAACCACATTGCCGTTCGAGAAAAGGATTTCGAAGGTGATAGTACCGCCATGCTGGACAATTCGTCCGCAATCTGGGACCTCCATGACTTCGCCCACCTTACCGCTGCTTCTGTATGCCCCGAGCTATACGGCTCTAAATACTTTACACACCTGATCAATCTCCCATCCAAGTTGACGGCTCTGATACGAAGCCCTAAAATGAAGACGACGGATCCTACGCCCCGCTTTTCAGATGGGGTTGTCTTCAGCGAGCTTCTCACGGTTCTATTCACATCTGAAATTGAGGCCGTACAAAGAGCGGAGAAAACACATACCTATGTCTCTCTGGTTGATACTTTGGCTGAAGACGTGGCAGATTACCTTATGGGTAAACGTGAGCTTCAACATCTGACGACAGGCGTTATGCTAAAGGCAAAGAAGCCCATTAGCGCTGTTCAACTGGCGACCTTGGTACAGAACAAGGCGTATGAGCTGACCGCCAGCGAGATAGAACAGCGAGTGATGACGAGAGGAGGTCCTGCCGGGGATTCCAGAGACGTACTCGATGACCGCAGCCCGCTCGAGAGAATCAGATTCCTTGCTCACTGTCGAAGGTGGCTCTACTTCGAAGTGAGGAATACAACCAAGCACCGAGCCCACAAATTGGCTTACAGGAAGGTAGCCGAGCGTATGCTTGCAcagggtgatgatggttcTATTACCAACAATGATCGTGTTCTGTTGGAACGGGTTGTAGACCATATTCGCTATGAGGGTTGGGAGAGCAACGACGTTGTGAATCTTTGGCAGGCGATTATCGATATGAATATGGAATCTCAGGCCGCTACGTTGTAA
- a CDS encoding heme-dependent oxidative N-demethylase family protein (predicted protein), translating into MFSSNLPVQWPGWSTCFYFSFISSFLFYIATRQKKNQFTDRIASNDQDAVKPNSYPPVEPLPDFDWKTKEPIKIRPFKPKYHLTMNMNYLDRINLRKRIMAEHPETVLAAEDCVKPAVDEFYTWLVGTYLPTRYPRMFQLLSSDGEKSAFLHSLVTDEIFSLSPEGNPLDTLRVMGGLIEDDLLFLMPSDDGDGFTLRGFVTCFPNGFNTSKKLGLKLRDIHKPVPQYKEKLEKSMDRFSQRLGVGRFIKRANWTITTTDQLFTPAGNHLYEGEEIPQEEVDINTARVRVERQFLHRLPQSHALLFSFKTLLYKLPEIKKEGLGEVLAEAIDGLKQGNAPGFHFYKRAAVWGESAKSYLRS; encoded by the exons ATGTTCAGCTCGAACCTCCCTGTACAGTGGCCGGGATGGTCTACATGTTTCTACTTTAGCTTCATCTCCAGCTTCCTATTCTATATAGCAACacggcagaagaagaatcaatTCACGGATCGCATCGCAAGCAATGACCAAGACGCGGTCAAGCCAAACAGCTACCCACCAGTCGAGCCTCTCCCAGATTTCGATTGGAAGACAAAGGAGCCGATCAAGATACGGCCCTTCAAGCCGAAATACCATCTTACTATGA ACATGAACTATCTCGATCGCATAAACCTCCGAAAGAGAATCATGGCAGAACATCCTGAAACAGTCCTAGCCGCGGAGGATTGTGTCAAGCCCGCGGTCGACGAATTTTACACCTGGTTGGTGGGAACATATCTACCCACACGGTACCCTCGAATGTTTCAATTGCTGTCGTCCGATGGGGAGAAGTCGGCATTCTTGCATAGTCTGGTCACAGATGAGATTTTTTCACTTTCTCCTGAAGGGAACCCCTTGGATACCTTGCGGGTTATGGGCGGTTTGATTGAGGATGACCTCCTTTTTCTAATGCCCTCCGATGACGGGGACGGCTTTACACTCAGAGGTTTTGTGACGTGCTTTCCGAATGGCTTCAACACTTCGAAGAAGTTGGGCCTTAAACTCCGGGATATTCATAAACCTGTGCCCCAGTACAAagagaagctggagaagagtaTGGATCGCTTTTCTCAGAGGCTCGGAGTAGGCAGGTTTATTAAACGCGCTAAT TGGACTATTACGACTACGGACCAACTGTTCACGCCGGCTGGGAACCACCTTTACGAGGGCGAAGAGATTCCTCAAGAAGAGGTTGATATAAATACT GCCCGTGTCCGTGTCGAGAGACAATTTCTGCACCGCTTACCTCAAAGCCATGCTctacttttttctttcaaaacTCTTCTGTACAAGCTTCCTGAAATTAAGAAAGAAGGGCTCGGGGAGGTCCTTGCCGAGGCAATTGACGGCTTGAAGCAGGGAAATGCCCCTGGATTCCATTTCTATAAACGGGCTGCGGTTTGGGGAGAATCTGCAAAATCGTATCTTCGAAGCTAA
- a CDS encoding uncharacterized protein (predicted protein), with product MGLSAAKSLENMSNKDLDFLFSCLKIHPEYSSVIFKLANLIRTAAQIYLSRATNMPNQVITELVQQFLADTASYNATSPGGHILIWPFFIVGAECSSEQDREFVTMQLQNLWDCTGFGSPLYAIKLLGDIWQEPPGTNWTQTLVDKVEGFIM from the coding sequence ATGGGTCTTTCCGCAGCCAAAAGTCTCGAAAATATGTCTAACAAAGACCTGGACTTCTTGTTTAGCTGTCTCAAAATCCACCCGGAGTATTCTTCCGTCATTTTCAAATTAGCCAATCTCATCCGCACGGCAGCTCAAATATACTTGAGTCGGGCAACCAACATGCCAAACCAGGTGATCACGGAACTGGTTCAACAGTTCCTGGCAGACACCGCTTCTTATAATGCAACTTCACCCGGGGGCCATATTCTGATTTGGCCATTTTTTATAGTCGGGGCGGAGTGCTCGTCCGAGCAAGACAGGGAGTTTGTCACCATGCAGTTACAGAATCTCTGGGATTGTACGGGCTTTGGAAGCCCGCTCTATGCGATCAAGCTGCTGGGAGATATATGGCAGGAACCTCCAGGGACGAATTGGACGCAGACATTAGTGGATAAGGTAGAAGGGTTCATTATGTGA
- a CDS encoding heme-dependent oxidative N-demethylase family protein (predicted protein), translated as MTKEYVNPLFRLLVFHNRESKDRHITGNLVLLSALTFVAYVCFTNRKRLLVMFSRLGHSSSRVRQPPLNAEKKISSTPGQVSYKSVVPPSRRQAASPLLDARATSLEEIAPSTTEILQKHIPVDSNIKDLHGTFCSPTGFSNDDMISLGRFPDYATLSGVRLPEPQPDLNIHTAIARPYRPIRWPYNQTMGEFVPTITVRQRTMHSAEAGTLHASRIRACLPRIDGDGIVCARYPHYFQLLNDQSIVRNDIIGTETDLRLIHPLNILLNNVPEDFAIMLRDPETGAYVLRAGIICSSLGWSLGLKLGKNIDEIHEPVPDYGEKLQFSMNRFFAKMPTDGLIQRGSWGIEIDQPIHIPPGDPIALRHETQDPDIALDRYHLRVDWQTLRRLPVSAAMVFSFRVLFTPVTQFQNEPYIPSLFLKNYREVKPNLLKHKNIWHTEATILPALELWEREQKEQGIIPEDWQPATLDNYPYYPGWEERWNANQSLKETQ; from the exons ATGACCAAGGAATATGTTAATCCTTTGTTTCGTCTTTTAGTTTTCCACAACCGGGAGTCAAAGGACAGGCATATCACAGGTAACCTTGTGCTGTTATCGGCACTGACATTTGTTGCCTATGTGTGCTTCACGAACAGAAAACGTCTATTGGTGATGTTTAGCCGTCTAGGACATTCCTCGTCTAGAGTACGCCAACCCCCTTTGAatgccgagaagaagatatcttCTACTCCAGGACAAGTGTCATATAAATCAGTGGTACCTCCAAGTCGCCGACAGGCAGCGTCTCCTCTGCTGGATGCTAGGGCCACTAGCTTAGAAGAGATAGCCCCTTCAACCACTGAGATACTCCAGAAGCATATACCAGTGGACAGCAATATCAAAGATCTCCATGGAACTTTCTGTTCCCCCACTGGATTCTCTAACGACGACATGATATCTCTGGGCCGCTTTCCAGACTACGCCACGCTTAGTGGTGTCCGTTTACCTGAGCCACAGCCAGACCtcaacatacatacagcCATTGCTCGACCTTATAGACCTATCAGGTGGCCATATAATCAGACGATGGGTGAGTTTGTTCCTACTATAACTGTACGGCAGCGAACCAT GCATTCAGCAGAGGCAGGAACTTTACATGCGTCACG GATCCGAGCATGCCTGCCGAgaattgatggagatggtatTGTTTGTGCACGATATCCCCACTATTTCCAGCTTCTCAACGATCAGTCTATCGTACGGAACGATATTATCGGAACCGAGACCGACCTCCGCCTCATCCACCCTCTGAATATTCTTTTGAATAACGTTCCTGAAGATTTCGCTATTATGTTGAGGGACCCAGAAACTGGTGCATATGTCTTGCGAGCTGGTATCATCTGTAGCTCTCTCGGCTGGTCCCTTGGTTTGAAATTGGGCAAAAATATAGACGAGATTCATGAGCCAGTTCCAGATTACGGAGAGAAATTACAATTCTCTATGAATAG ATTTTTCGCAAAGATGCCCACGGATGGGCTCATCCAACGTGGATCATGGGGTATCGAGATTGATCAACCAATCCACATCCCCCCTGGGGATCCAATCGCCCTTCGCCATGAAACGCAAGACCCAGATATTGCGCTGGACCGATACCACCTCCGCGTTGACTGGCAAACTCTCCGACGCCTCCCGGTATCCGCTGCTATGGTGTTCAGCTTTAGAGTGTTGTTCACTCCGGTGACCCAATTCCAGAATGAGCCGTACATACCTTCCCTCTTTCTAAAGAACTATAGAGAAGTCAAGCCAAATTTGTTGAAGCACAAGAATATATGGCATACTGAGGCCACTATCCTGCCTGCACTGGAGCTCTGGGAGAGGgagcaaaaagagcaagGTATTATTCCCGAAGATTGGCAACCTGCGACCTTAGATAACTACCCTTACTACCCTGGATGGGAAGAGCGCTGGAATGCCAATCAGAGCCTAAAGGAAACGCAGTGA
- a CDS encoding uncharacterized protein (predicted protein) — protein sequence MEVVGLVSSCIAIGELAVKSLRLLHSLQQKVNYCGLHLQTVRTQISAVKAAVTHIQSWLDTCSGNPCMVEGLIGDLQLSLDGCKSLLEIFSEQATQVMKEQNTQGWIEKIKLVWNETDLTQYRDMLRDQVQALSLLLQVVQLQDNDDGERLSMSFDFDSEVFQSRAYQVALAPYIRYKLLEDRTAAKDKTADNASVMYADPVQELVYHYSYNDVGKTYDDIQSLPRIVYSLGVEQTKLERLLLESKQDRRRQLHQNLARLGPVPPGTLKSLLSAFRTTAGLVELNRIYRFPYGLSPITLDDLNSFRRAWRICDPFATGYIRQTQFPLLLRELEDPFSVRLYHPEFSIHRLLSGIDTTLAPPGSGPFLQILAGKLEKLPVSEVKRRVVLDLLFNEVSVMLNPLRGIKFVSALVSILNFKRSTDADWRSASSRDVWLAVQQSSSTMLGAALRRHIRLIRAEEKRKIAVIIGFFDTLYWHHTVDQM from the exons ATGGAAGTTGTTGGTCTCGTATCAAGTTGTATCGCCATAGGAGAACTGGCAGTAAAGTCTCTAAGGCTTCTTCACTCACTACAGCAAAAAGTAAATTACTGTGGGCTTCACTTGCAAACGGTGCGCACGCAGATAAGCGCCGTGAAAGCAGCAGTCACCCACATTCAATCCTGGCTTGATACATGCTCAGGAAACCCATGCATGGTAGAAGGATTGATCGGGGACTTGCAGCTATCACTTGACGGATGCAAGTCACTTTTAGAGATCTTCTCAGAACAGGCAACTCAAGTGATGAAAGAGCAGAACACACAAGGATGGATTGAAAAGATCAAACTTGTTTGGAATGAAACCGACCTCACTCAGTATCGGGACATGCTTCGCGATCAGGTCCAGGCTTTGAGCTTGCTATTACAGGTTGTACAGTT ACAGGACAACGACGACGGAGAGCGGCTGAGTATGTCTTTTGACTTCGACTCAGAAGTATTTCAATCTCGAGCATATCAGGTGGCGCTCGCTCCATACATTCGGTACAAACTGCTAGAAGATAGAACAGCAGCAAAAGATAAGACAGCAGATAATGCTTCGGTGATGTATGCGGATCCTGTTCAGGAGCTTGTGTACCACTATAGTTACAATGATGTGGGCAAGACCTATGATGACATCCAATCGTTGCCACGCATCGTCTACAGTCTTGGGGTTGAGCAAACTAAATTGGAGAGGTTGCTTCTCGAATCTAAACAAGACCGACGGAGGCAACTCCATCAAAACCTAGCTCGACTGGGCCCAGTACCGCCTGGCACGCTAAAGAGCTTACTATCAGCTTTCAGGACCACGGCAGGCCTGGTTGAGTTGAATCGTATATATCGATTTCCCTATGGCCTCTCTCCAATCACCCTGGATGATCTCAACAGCTTTCGACGTGCCTGGAGGATATGCGATCCCTTTGCCACTGGCTATATACGCCAAACCCAATTTCCACTGCTTCTGCGT GAACTGGAGGATCCCTTCTCCGTTCGCCTCTATCATCCCGAATTTTCGATACATAGATTGTTGTCGGGGATTGATACAACACTGGCCCCTCCTGGTTCTGGTCCCTTTTTACAGATCTTGGCGGGGAAACTGGAGAAACTACCGGTGAGCGAGGTAAAAAGGAGAGTCGtgcttgatcttcttttcaacGAAGTATCGGTTATGCTGAACCCTCTCAGGGGAATTAAATTCGTGTCAGCTCTGGTGAGCATATTAAACTTCAAGAGATCTACTGATGCGGATTGGAGATCAGCAAGCAGCCGCGACGTCTGGCTTGCGGTTCAGCAAAGCTCTTCGACGATGCTTGGGGCCGCACTGCGCCGTCATATTAGACTGATTCGAgctgaagagaaaagaaaaatcgCTGTTATTATTGGGTTTTTTGACACACTTTATTGGCATC ACACCGTGGATCAAATGTGA
- a CDS encoding uncharacterized protein (predicted protein), whose amino-acid sequence MSNSQPALDVFFYFQKQELKLSFNSPNQAAFYQNRNRESRIFANEPNAVYLPLAPSMVYLRDSSKGLVIGFAKAEDADLWCRTSILGQKHGHYEVHIGRGWTDEQLNQALQVQHQPYVPKSNSRPQSIQSNIEPTPPSSSGSDTNMKSSSSAQGLSLPRDESPSSSQSSRASYIPSSLAIGSSKNTQRSKSPGRTLPPALLQGTPMPRYSAQDIPF is encoded by the coding sequence ATGTCTAACTCACAGCCTGCCCTAGATGTCTTTTTCTACTTCCAGAAGCAAGAGCTTAAGCTCAGCTTCAATTCGCCCAATCAAGCAGCCTTCTACCAAAACCGCAATCGGGAATCCCGCATCTTCGCCAACGAGCCCAATGCCGTTTATCTTCCGCTAGCTCCATCCATGGTCTACCTGCGCGATAGTAGCAAAGGGCTTGTCATTGGCTTTGCAAAGGCAGAGGATGCCGATCTATGGTGTCGGACATCCATCCTGGGCCAGAAACATGGCCACTATGAAGTGCACATCGGACGCGGATGGACAGACGAGCAGCTGAACCAAGCTCTCCAGGTCCAACATCAGCCCTACGTTCCGAAAAGCAACAGCCGACCTCAGAGTATACAGTCCAATATAGAACCCACTCCGCCGTCGAGTTCAGGGTCGGACACCAATATGAAATCCTCGTCCAGTGCTCAAGGACTATCGCTTCCCCGGGACGAATCTCCGTCTTCCAGTCAGTCTTCTCGAGCTTCGTATATACCGTCTTCACTAGCTATTGGTTCCAGCAAGAATACGCAACGGTCAAAATCTCCTGGTCGTACTTTACCGCCCGCATTGCTTCAGGGAACGCCTATGCCTCGCTATTCAGCTCAGGACATACCTTTCTAA
- a CDS encoding mitochondrial 54S ribosomal protein mL40 (predicted protein), with protein sequence MRSLSPVLASLANVFKIPISQTSTRPSVTRVCNETLLKKSTSGPVTSAVQAPAARSFSTTNALLKRKGGGPRGDRRVTLIRYFLHHPKTPRPLRFSRTRYLRHWTIHRAWQLFQAQQRRSEQLELQRQWQAMNAACEELRTGAGDGGKLFRKSMNKRGVFRDLFPIEYGRLQTEAPSQEGWNHEWKRMEKK encoded by the exons ATGCGGTCCCTCTCGCCCGTCCTCGCCTCCCTGGCGAACGTATTCAAGATTCCCATCTCGCAGACATCAACACGGCCGTCCGTGACCCGCGTGTGCAATGAGACCCTGCTGAAGAAATCGACCAGCGGCCCCGTCACCTCCGCTGTCCAGGCCCCGGCCGCCAGATCATTCTCGACCACTAACGCCTTGCTCAAGAGGAAGGGTGGTGGTCCTCGCGGTGATCGTCGAGTTA CTCTGATCCGTTatttccttcatcatcccaaGACGCCTCGTCCCCTTCGTTTCTCCCGGACTCGTTATCTCCGTCATTGGACCATCCATCGTGCCTGGCAACTGTTCCAGGCGCAGCAGCGTCGCTCCGAGCAGCTGGAGCTCCAGCGCCAGTGGCAAGCGATGAACGCGGCGTGTGAGGAGCTCCGGACTGGAGCCGGAGATGGAGGCAAGCTGTTCCGGAAGTCGATGAACAAACGCGGTGTGTTTAGGGATCTGTTCCCCATTGAGTATGGACGGTTGCAGACTGAGGCGCCCAGTCAGGAGGGCTGGAACCAtgaatggaagaggatggagaagaaatga